From Enterococcus mediterraneensis, the proteins below share one genomic window:
- a CDS encoding MalY/PatB family protein, translating into MEQAQFIEKYSKDRRQTHSLKWDALEERFGDKQLLPLWVADMEFSVPETVKEALVERAGHGIFGYSQVPDDYFSAFDEWQKRQHGIELQEEWLRFSKGVVESLYHLLQIYTEEGDAVLIQPPVYYPFFNAINDTERRGVFNHLVLEDGEYRIDFADFEEKIRANHVKVFILCSPHNPVGRVWQEAELVRMLEICKKYDVLVIADEIHQDFVYAPHHFRSVLQVADGSFQDQVIVVNAPSKTFNLASLLNGHILIPNDKLRETFDQKIKRYSQSENSLLGQLAGKVAYQTGDEWFAALKEVIVSNYHYVRETFAAQLPEVKVADLQGTYLLWLDLSRLLSSVEIESFIKEECGLAVDFGGWFSQETQQYIRLNLATTPENVRQAVQQLLQGLERKTKHDETHR; encoded by the coding sequence ATGGAACAAGCGCAGTTTATTGAAAAATATAGCAAAGATCGTCGACAAACTCATTCATTGAAATGGGATGCGTTAGAAGAACGATTTGGCGACAAACAACTTTTGCCATTGTGGGTAGCGGATATGGAATTCAGCGTACCTGAAACAGTAAAAGAAGCACTCGTAGAACGAGCAGGACACGGGATCTTTGGATACTCGCAAGTACCAGATGATTATTTTTCCGCTTTTGATGAGTGGCAAAAAAGACAACATGGTATTGAGTTACAAGAAGAGTGGCTGCGGTTCTCAAAAGGCGTCGTGGAATCTCTTTACCACTTGTTACAGATCTATACTGAAGAAGGGGATGCGGTCTTGATTCAGCCGCCGGTCTATTATCCATTCTTCAACGCGATCAATGATACCGAGCGTCGCGGGGTTTTCAATCATCTTGTTTTGGAAGATGGTGAATACCGCATCGACTTCGCTGATTTTGAAGAAAAGATCCGCGCTAATCATGTGAAGGTCTTCATACTTTGCTCACCACATAATCCAGTAGGTCGTGTCTGGCAGGAAGCGGAATTGGTTCGTATGCTTGAGATTTGCAAAAAATATGATGTATTGGTGATCGCAGACGAGATCCATCAAGATTTTGTTTATGCACCTCATCATTTCCGCTCGGTTTTACAAGTGGCAGACGGCAGCTTTCAAGATCAAGTGATCGTTGTCAATGCACCTTCGAAGACATTTAATTTAGCTAGTTTATTGAATGGCCATATTCTGATTCCAAATGATAAATTGCGAGAGACATTCGATCAAAAAATCAAACGCTACAGCCAATCAGAAAATAGCCTGTTGGGTCAACTTGCCGGCAAAGTTGCTTATCAAACGGGAGATGAATGGTTCGCGGCACTAAAAGAGGTCATTGTAAGCAATTATCATTATGTGCGAGAAACTTTTGCAGCACAACTGCCGGAGGTCAAGGTAGCGGATCTGCAGGGGACTTATCTACTGTGGTTGGATCTTAGCCGCCTGCTTTCTTCTGTCGAAATCGAATCGTTTATCAAAGAAGAATGCGGCTTAGCGGTAGATTTTGGCGGCTGGTTCTCACAAGAAACACAACAATATATCCGTTTGAATCTAGCGACAACTCCTGAAAATGTACGCCAAGCAGTTCAACAGCTTTTACAAGGTTTAGAAAGGAAGACAAAACATGACGAAACACACAGATGA
- a CDS encoding MFS transporter, producing MDNLKQSKAVKVSNNYWIKVVVLFFLGWILMYATRTIFNPIMGVIGENFGLSNTQLGLANSIFFLTYAIAQVPFGVIGDKLGRKLVITIGFVIMAVMTYFSGIATTFGMFLIIRAIAGIGQGAYYGPQYALSTESIPKNKLTLGTAIINSGMAFGTSGGYLLSSKLVLENGEHWSRPFFIMAIPTIIVAILFYTMLKEHVIRPEDDKISEEKKPTENKVSFKSIISNKNLVAAFILCFTSIYANFVIITWLPSFLIAERGFVGTSVGFISSLVPWASIPGALIFARIADKSGSTKKLVYILMPLAIISVFSIAFVTNRTLLILVLILYGLTGKLAIDPIIVAYVTKNAPSGSLSTTLSAYNFIGMSGSILAPYITGFLADSIGSMKVGFYLACILLVIGLVVFAVVAKDVKEPEKV from the coding sequence ATGGATAATTTGAAACAGAGTAAAGCTGTGAAAGTCAGTAACAATTACTGGATTAAAGTTGTTGTTCTGTTCTTTCTTGGTTGGATCTTGATGTACGCAACACGTACGATATTTAATCCAATCATGGGTGTTATTGGTGAAAACTTTGGCTTAAGTAATACACAATTAGGATTAGCCAACAGTATTTTCTTTTTAACTTATGCAATTGCACAAGTTCCGTTTGGTGTCATAGGGGATAAGTTAGGAAGAAAACTTGTAATTACAATTGGATTTGTAATCATGGCGGTTATGACTTACTTTAGCGGGATTGCTACGACGTTTGGAATGTTTTTGATCATCCGTGCAATCGCCGGAATCGGTCAAGGAGCATACTATGGTCCGCAATACGCGTTGTCGACTGAATCTATTCCTAAAAATAAATTGACTTTAGGTACAGCGATCATCAATAGTGGGATGGCGTTTGGTACTTCAGGGGGGTATCTGTTATCCAGTAAATTAGTTTTGGAAAATGGAGAACATTGGAGCAGACCTTTCTTCATTATGGCGATACCAACCATTATTGTCGCAATTCTCTTTTATACAATGCTCAAAGAACATGTAATTCGTCCAGAAGATGACAAAATTTCAGAAGAAAAAAAACCGACTGAAAATAAGGTTTCTTTTAAATCAATCATCTCTAACAAGAATCTAGTAGCTGCCTTTATCCTTTGCTTCACTAGTATCTATGCAAACTTTGTAATTATCACGTGGCTGCCATCTTTTCTGATTGCTGAACGAGGATTTGTTGGGACAAGTGTTGGCTTTATTTCATCCTTAGTTCCTTGGGCTTCGATTCCTGGTGCATTGATTTTTGCACGAATCGCGGATAAATCCGGAAGTACGAAGAAATTGGTTTATATTTTAATGCCGTTAGCAATTATATCTGTTTTTTCAATCGCTTTTGTGACAAATCGAACGCTGTTGATTTTGGTATTGATACTTTATGGATTAACTGGAAAACTTGCAATCGATCCTATCATCGTGGCTTACGTTACTAAAAATGCGCCTTCAGGTTCACTTTCTACTACTTTAAGCGCATATAATTTCATCGGGATGTCTGGTTCCATTTTAGCGCCATATATCACTGGTTTCTTGGCCGATTCAATAGGTTCGATGAAAGTTGGTTTTTACTTAGCATGTATATTACTAGTTATAGGATTGGTAGTATTTGCAGTAGTAGCGAAAGATGTGAAAGAACCGGAAAAAGTATAG
- a CDS encoding homoserine O-succinyltransferase, whose amino-acid sequence MPINIPRDFPAGFVLEKEDVFAISQERANHQDIRPLKIAILNLMPNKIDSEIQLLRLLSQTPLQIDVDFLRISNHEHKHTSVKHLNKFYQTFDEIQDDCYDGLIITGAPVEQLAFEEVDYWEELTEILDWSQTNVTSTLHICWGAQAALYHHYGIEKISYEHKLFGVYTNKLLGRSRLTRGFDDEFYTPQSRYTGIMEDQIDPEEVRIIARNPEIGATILASTDYRNCFILGHFEYDTDTLKKEYLRDHERGIATEIPENYFHYNQLDDEIINRWRSHANLFYRNWLNDVYQVTPYDLAGIRQRALKKTSKEKEYGTSAVY is encoded by the coding sequence ATGCCTATCAATATACCAAGAGATTTTCCAGCTGGGTTCGTATTAGAAAAGGAGGATGTCTTTGCAATCAGTCAAGAGCGTGCGAATCATCAAGATATCCGTCCGTTAAAAATAGCGATCTTAAATTTAATGCCCAACAAAATAGATAGCGAGATCCAACTGCTGCGTTTATTATCTCAGACACCATTACAAATCGATGTGGATTTTTTGCGGATCTCCAATCATGAACATAAGCATACAAGTGTGAAACATTTGAATAAATTCTATCAAACGTTCGATGAGATCCAAGATGACTGTTATGATGGCTTGATCATTACCGGAGCGCCGGTGGAACAGTTGGCTTTTGAAGAAGTCGATTATTGGGAAGAGTTGACGGAGATCTTGGATTGGAGTCAAACGAATGTAACCTCGACACTCCATATCTGTTGGGGCGCACAAGCGGCATTGTATCATCATTACGGGATTGAAAAAATCAGTTATGAACATAAACTTTTCGGTGTTTATACTAATAAATTATTAGGAAGAAGTCGGTTGACTCGGGGATTTGATGATGAATTTTACACACCGCAATCTCGATATACTGGCATCATGGAAGATCAGATCGATCCTGAAGAAGTTCGGATCATCGCCCGCAATCCTGAGATTGGTGCGACGATCCTTGCTTCGACAGATTACCGCAATTGTTTTATCTTGGGACATTTTGAATACGATACGGATACATTGAAAAAAGAATATCTAAGAGATCATGAACGGGGAATAGCTACGGAGATCCCTGAAAACTATTTTCATTACAATCAATTAGATGATGAGATCATCAACCGTTGGCGCAGTCATGCCAACTTGTTTTATCGAAATTGGCTAAATGATGTTTACCAAGTGACACCGTATGATTTAGCGGGAATCCGCCAACGAGCACTCAAGAAAACAAGTAAGGAGAAAGAATATGGAACAAGCGCAGTTTATTGA
- a CDS encoding dicarboxylate/amino acid:cation symporter: protein MKKLSMVTKILIAVILGIGFGLLFPSISHQIKLLGDIFLKLMQMAIPILVLGQIIQAMGSIKPRELTSLGGRTIIIFGVSSLLAAGFGILMAVLFSPGKGIDISGIGESAIKTQEISLTETITDLFPKNIFESLTSGSIIQIIVFALFFGLALNKFMQSHPESQLFQVILDFNEIIIQVISYVMIFAPIGIFSLISSTISNLGIKIILPLVKYLFIYGLSTFLFLALWIAFLSIYCKFSPLKLIKNMRHMSIMALATTSSAITLPIEMEEAHTKIGLSKRITNLVLPLGMSLNSNGSAMHMAITVVTIAQMYTINLTVQRFVFLAIMATFVSLANAVVPGAGLVSLAIIVPQMGLPVASIAIFAGVEWFVGMLRTILNVNSDVYSAVLIAKTVDELDYEVFNEIKG from the coding sequence ATGAAAAAACTTTCAATGGTAACCAAGATTCTCATTGCTGTAATTCTTGGTATTGGCTTCGGCTTGCTTTTTCCATCTATCTCCCACCAGATAAAGCTTTTAGGTGATATCTTTTTGAAGCTGATGCAGATGGCGATTCCTATACTGGTACTAGGACAGATCATACAGGCTATGGGAAGTATCAAACCACGGGAACTGACTAGTTTGGGTGGGAGAACTATCATAATCTTTGGTGTTTCTTCCTTATTAGCAGCTGGTTTTGGAATTTTGATGGCAGTATTATTTTCTCCGGGAAAAGGGATAGATATTTCTGGAATTGGAGAATCTGCAATAAAAACGCAGGAAATCTCTTTAACAGAAACCATAACTGATTTATTCCCAAAAAATATTTTTGAGTCATTGACGAGTGGTTCAATTATTCAAATTATTGTTTTTGCACTATTCTTTGGGTTGGCACTGAACAAGTTTATGCAGTCGCATCCAGAATCCCAATTATTTCAAGTGATTTTAGACTTCAATGAAATAATTATTCAAGTTATCAGCTATGTAATGATCTTCGCGCCAATTGGTATTTTTTCGTTAATTTCATCGACGATTAGTAACTTAGGGATAAAAATTATCTTGCCTTTAGTGAAGTATCTTTTTATCTATGGTTTAAGTACATTTTTATTTTTAGCGCTCTGGATTGCTTTTCTCAGCATCTATTGCAAGTTCAGTCCCCTAAAACTGATTAAAAATATGCGACACATGTCTATTATGGCATTAGCGACAACCTCTTCGGCAATCACACTACCTATTGAAATGGAGGAAGCGCATACCAAAATAGGTTTAAGCAAACGCATCACTAATTTGGTATTACCGTTAGGAATGTCATTAAACAGTAATGGTTCTGCTATGCATATGGCAATTACTGTAGTAACAATCGCACAAATGTACACCATAAATTTGACGGTGCAACGATTTGTTTTTTTAGCGATTATGGCGACCTTTGTATCTTTGGCAAACGCAGTAGTTCCTGGAGCAGGTCTAGTTTCTTTGGCGATCATTGTTCCACAAATGGGATTACCTGTAGCAAGTATCGCGATTTTTGCTGGTGTAGAGTGGTTTGTGGGAATGTTGCGAACGATTTTAAACGTTAATTCAGACGTCTATTCAGCTGTTTTAATAGCGAAGACAGTGGATGAATTAGATTATGAAGTTTTTAACGAAATAAAAGGCTAG
- the nagB gene encoding glucosamine-6-phosphate deaminase, whose amino-acid sequence MEIIRVKNAEEGGKKAFELIKEAMATDGIKTLGLATGSTPVTLYKEMTESDLDFSEMTSVNLDEYVGLGGNDEQSYRHFMNIQLFDKKPFKETFVPNGKAEDLEAECKHYDEIIDAHPVDIQILGIGQNGHIGFNEPGAPLDGLTSVVQLTESTINANKRFFDKVEDVPTKAISMGIGSILKGKKMILMAYGEAKADAIKGMVDGPVTTDLPASALQNHSDVVVIVDDAAASKL is encoded by the coding sequence ATGGAAATTATTCGCGTGAAAAATGCTGAAGAAGGCGGAAAAAAAGCGTTCGAATTGATCAAAGAAGCAATGGCAACAGACGGCATTAAAACGTTAGGCTTAGCAACTGGCAGCACGCCCGTCACTTTATACAAAGAAATGACTGAAAGCGATCTGGATTTCTCAGAAATGACTTCCGTAAACTTGGATGAATATGTAGGTCTAGGCGGAAACGACGAACAAAGCTACCGTCATTTCATGAATATACAATTATTCGATAAAAAACCATTTAAAGAAACTTTTGTGCCAAACGGCAAAGCAGAAGATTTAGAAGCAGAATGCAAACATTATGATGAGATCATTGATGCGCATCCAGTTGATATCCAAATTCTAGGAATCGGTCAAAATGGACACATTGGTTTCAACGAACCAGGAGCACCATTAGACGGACTGACTTCTGTTGTTCAATTAACAGAATCAACCATCAATGCTAACAAACGTTTCTTTGACAAAGTCGAAGACGTGCCAACAAAAGCGATCTCTATGGGAATCGGATCGATTTTGAAAGGGAAAAAAATGATTTTGATGGCTTATGGCGAAGCAAAAGCTGATGCCATCAAAGGAATGGTTGACGGACCAGTAACAACTGATCTGCCAGCATCTGCGCTGCAAAATCATTCAGATGTCGTTGTGATCGTTGACGACGCAGCCGCAAGCAAATTGTAA
- a CDS encoding CsbD family protein, with amino-acid sequence MVNEDKIKGKFKEIKGKITGDESEELKGKAQQKYGEAKDEAAKKADEVSDKANDFLDKHDDNDRDRI; translated from the coding sequence ATGGTAAACGAAGACAAAATCAAAGGCAAATTCAAAGAAATCAAAGGTAAAATCACTGGAGACGAATCAGAAGAGTTAAAAGGTAAAGCTCAACAAAAATATGGCGAAGCTAAAGATGAAGCTGCCAAAAAAGCTGATGAAGTTTCAGACAAAGCAAACGACTTTTTAGACAAACACGACGATAACGATCGTGATAGAATTTAA
- a CDS encoding aminotransferase class I/II-fold pyridoxal phosphate-dependent enzyme, translating to MTKHTDETFLTQIGNRSDQQTGAVSAPIHLSTTYAHPKLGQSTGFDYTRTKNPTRAIAEEALAKLENGCRAVATSSGMSAIQLIFGLFPQGSVFLVGRDIYGGSYRYFEYLEQQNIAKFRYFNDYEDLVAQLDEEVDAVFLETPTNPLMQVFDIEEVAKKAKANNARLIVDNTFLTPLRQKPLDLGADIVIHSGTKFLAGHNDLLAGVVVTNDEELGERLVWLANTTGPTLDSFDSWLLIRSLKTLAIRLDRQEENAKKIAAALRENSAVKEVLYPEVGGMISIRVADAAKIPEFLSQLQVFTFAESLGGVESLITYPVTQTHADIPKELRDSYGLTEDLLRLSIGIEGAEDLIADLNQAFSKL from the coding sequence ATGACGAAACACACAGATGAAACATTTTTAACACAAATCGGCAACCGCAGTGATCAGCAAACAGGAGCAGTCAGCGCGCCGATCCACTTATCCACCACGTATGCCCATCCTAAATTAGGCCAAAGCACTGGATTTGATTACACCCGAACAAAAAATCCTACACGAGCTATTGCGGAAGAAGCGTTGGCCAAATTGGAAAACGGCTGTCGCGCCGTAGCGACTAGTTCAGGAATGAGCGCCATCCAATTGATTTTCGGACTGTTTCCGCAAGGATCGGTTTTTCTGGTAGGTAGGGATATTTATGGCGGAAGCTATCGGTATTTTGAGTACTTGGAACAACAGAATATCGCAAAATTCCGTTATTTCAATGATTACGAAGATTTAGTGGCGCAGTTGGATGAAGAAGTCGACGCGGTTTTTCTGGAAACCCCGACGAATCCATTGATGCAGGTGTTTGATATTGAAGAAGTCGCGAAAAAAGCCAAAGCCAATAATGCTCGCCTGATCGTAGATAATACTTTCCTAACTCCATTACGGCAAAAGCCATTGGATCTTGGAGCAGACATCGTGATCCATTCAGGAACAAAATTTCTGGCCGGACACAACGATCTTTTGGCAGGAGTAGTGGTCACAAACGATGAAGAGCTGGGAGAGCGCTTGGTCTGGTTGGCCAATACGACAGGCCCAACGTTGGATTCCTTTGATTCCTGGTTGCTGATCCGCAGCTTGAAGACGTTAGCGATCCGTCTTGACCGGCAAGAAGAAAACGCCAAAAAAATCGCTGCGGCTTTACGGGAAAACTCGGCAGTCAAAGAAGTGCTGTATCCTGAAGTTGGCGGAATGATCAGTATTCGCGTGGCAGATGCCGCAAAGATCCCTGAGTTTCTCAGCCAGTTGCAAGTCTTTACCTTTGCGGAAAGTCTGGGCGGTGTCGAAAGCTTGATCACCTATCCAGTTACCCAGACACATGCGGATATTCCGAAAGAACTGCGGGATTCGTACGGATTAACGGAAGATTTGCTTCGTTTATCTATCGGTATTGAAGGTGCAGAAGACCTGATCGCAGACTTAAATCAAGCATTTTCTAAATTATAG
- the arcC gene encoding carbamate kinase: MSLNVIALGGNAILENDPTDEAQKRTVSKAAEKIAAFVAGGEQVVICHGNGPQVGNLLIQQKEAESVNNPALKLDTCVAMTEGSIGYWLQNALTNEFHQLDLPIPVVSIVTQVLVDKKDSSFNDPTKPIGPFYTQEEANKEKQKDNSIFKEDAGRGYRKVVASPQPKEIIEKEAIQKMVQSGILPICAGGGGVPVIKENEKLVGVEAVNDKDFSAYVLAENIEASNLIILTAVDNIYINYGKKDQQALTTITVAEAEKYIAEGHFAAGSMLPKIKAAVAFVKGDSKRKAIITSIENLEKVSEGVGTQITY; the protein is encoded by the coding sequence ATGAGTTTAAACGTTATTGCACTTGGCGGAAATGCCATTTTAGAAAATGATCCAACAGACGAAGCACAAAAGCGTACTGTCTCAAAAGCAGCAGAAAAAATTGCTGCTTTTGTTGCGGGGGGAGAACAAGTAGTAATTTGTCACGGAAACGGACCTCAAGTTGGTAACTTGCTGATTCAACAAAAAGAGGCGGAAAGTGTGAATAATCCAGCCCTGAAACTAGATACATGTGTTGCTATGACAGAAGGAAGTATCGGTTATTGGTTACAAAATGCCTTAACAAATGAATTCCATCAATTGGATCTACCCATACCAGTAGTTTCAATCGTAACCCAAGTTCTTGTGGATAAAAAAGATTCTTCGTTTAATGATCCGACTAAACCAATTGGTCCTTTTTATACACAAGAAGAAGCAAACAAAGAAAAACAAAAAGACAATTCTATATTTAAAGAAGATGCTGGTAGAGGATATCGAAAAGTAGTGGCATCACCTCAGCCTAAAGAAATCATCGAAAAAGAAGCTATTCAAAAAATGGTTCAAAGCGGCATATTGCCTATTTGTGCTGGAGGTGGCGGTGTACCGGTGATCAAAGAAAATGAAAAATTAGTCGGTGTAGAAGCAGTAAATGATAAAGATTTTTCAGCATATGTACTTGCAGAAAATATTGAAGCTTCTAATTTGATCATTCTAACTGCAGTTGATAACATTTACATTAACTACGGAAAAAAAGATCAACAAGCATTAACAACAATTACCGTAGCTGAAGCAGAAAAATATATTGCGGAAGGACACTTTGCAGCGGGAAGTATGTTGCCTAAAATAAAAGCTGCTGTAGCATTTGTAAAAGGTGATTCAAAAAGGAAAGCAATCATCACCTCAATTGAGAATCTTGAAAAAGTTAGTGAAGGTGTGGGTACTCAAATTACTTACTGA
- a CDS encoding DUF2877 domain-containing protein: MTEGLISDYLLPLDKWGKIGKVHSIFEHSFNIQVEGHLINIANYHEYLSSFGIFLSEAEFEQIFPIIQKDSLVKIRKNQLTFFGFQGIHTLTTCDLQTVSLKVTPIKIERQQLKGIKKILEAEKLVSKIGLSMDEKLQEVIQSLTDDTLDPIDWEGLLNFLIGRGKGLTPSGDDLIVAYLSTLKMFGDSRAEELSSALTKHLTATTDISRAYIETSREGYVNSIFYKLFLDIKNSSKLETINVDLRRLMKIGHTSGKDLSFGFLLGIQAILNKKDKEKEKWII; encoded by the coding sequence TTGACTGAAGGGTTAATAAGTGATTACCTGTTACCTTTAGATAAATGGGGCAAGATTGGCAAAGTCCATAGTATTTTTGAACATTCGTTTAATATACAAGTGGAAGGTCACTTGATAAATATAGCAAATTATCATGAGTATCTTTCAAGTTTCGGTATATTTCTTTCAGAAGCAGAATTTGAACAAATTTTTCCGATCATTCAAAAGGACAGCTTAGTGAAGATTCGAAAAAATCAACTGACTTTTTTCGGATTCCAAGGGATTCATACTCTTACTACCTGTGATTTGCAAACTGTCTCTTTAAAAGTCACACCTATAAAAATCGAAAGACAACAATTAAAAGGAATCAAGAAGATTCTTGAAGCAGAAAAATTAGTTTCAAAAATCGGCTTATCTATGGATGAAAAACTGCAAGAAGTAATCCAGAGTTTGACGGATGACACATTAGACCCGATTGATTGGGAAGGATTGCTCAATTTTCTGATAGGACGCGGTAAAGGCTTGACTCCAAGCGGAGATGATCTAATAGTCGCCTATTTATCAACGCTAAAAATGTTTGGTGACAGCAGAGCTGAGGAATTATCCTCGGCTCTTACCAAGCATTTGACAGCTACTACTGATATAAGCCGTGCATATATCGAAACCAGCAGAGAAGGCTATGTTAATTCCATTTTCTACAAATTATTTCTTGATATAAAAAATTCATCGAAACTAGAAACGATAAATGTTGATTTGAGACGATTGATGAAAATCGGACATACTTCCGGAAAAGATTTAAGCTTTGGTTTTTTATTAGGAATTCAGGCGATTTTAAATAAAAAGGACAAGGAGAAGGAAAAATGGATAATTTGA